The following proteins are co-located in the Ketogulonicigenium robustum genome:
- a CDS encoding prephenate dehydratase: protein MTTTTRGRIAYQGAPGAYSHQACIDSRPEFEPVPFATFEDAIEAVRSGAVDLGMIPVENSTYGRVADVHQLLPESGLHVIDEAFVRVHVNLLAVPGATLADIRDVRAMPVLLGQARSFIRDNGLNPVAWSDNAGAARDVAALGDKSVAAMASEIAGQITGLHLLARHVEDNDLNTTRFLVMSRTPDYARRGAGKMMTSLIFRVRNIPAALYKAMGGFATNGVNMTKLESYMVGGHFTATQFYAEIEGHPDDRSVQLALEELDYFTDTMALMGVFPASPTRNS from the coding sequence ATGACCACGACCACGCGCGGCCGCATCGCCTATCAGGGCGCCCCCGGGGCTTACAGCCACCAAGCCTGCATCGATTCACGCCCCGAATTTGAACCCGTCCCCTTTGCCACCTTTGAAGACGCGATCGAAGCCGTGCGCAGCGGCGCGGTCGATCTAGGCATGATCCCGGTCGAAAATTCGACCTACGGCCGCGTGGCCGACGTGCACCAATTGCTGCCCGAAAGCGGCCTGCACGTGATCGACGAGGCGTTCGTTCGCGTGCACGTGAACCTGCTGGCCGTTCCGGGCGCGACGCTGGCCGACATCCGCGATGTGCGCGCGATGCCGGTGCTGCTGGGCCAAGCGCGCAGTTTCATCCGCGACAATGGACTGAACCCTGTTGCATGGTCCGACAACGCAGGCGCGGCCCGCGACGTGGCGGCGCTGGGCGACAAGTCGGTTGCCGCGATGGCGTCGGAAATTGCGGGCCAAATCACCGGCCTGCACCTGCTGGCCCGCCATGTCGAGGATAACGACCTGAACACGACGCGGTTTCTGGTCATGTCGCGCACGCCCGACTACGCGCGGCGCGGCGCGGGCAAGATGATGACCAGCCTGATTTTCCGCGTCCGCAACATTCCGGCGGCGCTTTACAAAGCCATGGGCGGCTTTGCCACCAACGGCGTCAACATGACCAAGCTGGAAAGCTATATGGTTGGCGGCCATTTCACCGCAACGCAGTTCTACGCCGAGATCGAGGGCCACCCCGATGATCGTTCAGTCCAGTTGGCGTTGGAGGAACTGGATTATTTCACCGACACAATGGCCCTGATGGGCGTCTTCCCCGCATCCCCCACCCGCAATAGCTGA
- a CDS encoding c-type cytochrome: MLDFRHWRDMGLAILAALALFGAVRYIAGAVMSVGSVHEEQAYIVPIPGAAPLVDPLDPAEFARIYEAADPARGESLWRSCRMCHSHVAGENKTGPSLAGVVGRPVDTVAGFAYSGALERVVSVWTPDRINALIANPRRFAPGTLMTFTGMRNPQDRADLIAFLSRQ, from the coding sequence ATGTTGGACTTTCGGCACTGGCGCGACATGGGGCTGGCGATACTCGCGGCCTTGGCCCTGTTTGGCGCTGTGCGCTATATCGCAGGCGCTGTCATGTCGGTAGGCTCGGTCCACGAGGAACAGGCCTATATCGTGCCGATCCCCGGTGCCGCGCCGCTGGTCGACCCGCTTGACCCCGCCGAATTTGCCCGCATTTACGAAGCAGCCGACCCCGCCCGCGGGGAAAGTCTGTGGCGGTCTTGCCGGATGTGCCATTCCCATGTGGCGGGCGAAAACAAGACGGGCCCCAGTCTGGCAGGCGTCGTCGGGCGGCCCGTGGATACGGTCGCAGGCTTTGCCTATTCGGGTGCGCTGGAACGTGTGGTATCGGTCTGGACGCCCGATCGCATCAACGCGCTGATCGCCAACCCGCGCCGCTTTGCGCCCGGCACGCTGATGACCTTTACCGGAATGCGTAATCCGCAGGATCGTGCCGATCTGATCGCCTTTCTGTCGCGGCAGTAA
- a CDS encoding ABC transporter permease: MALSSLNQRRWRNFRKNGRAFWSLLIFGVLFTISLFAEVIANDKPLVLSYRGDLIFPMTRFYSERDFGGDLPTVARYKDIELQCLIETGGLESCFDDPEGMIAAAKAGTITDPDFVKGWMVWPLIPYRYSTIVDIPGAAPSAPDSHNWLGTDDTKRDVLARVIYGVRLSIFYAIVVTAVTSVIGIAVGAASGYFGGWVDLISQRIIEIWSATPTLYVIIIVFSVLGRSLTLLILLAILFGWMGLVGVVRAEFLRARNFEYVRAARALGVSDGAIMWRHMLPNAMVATVTMLPFIVTGQIGALAALDFIGFGLPSSAPSLGELAQQAKDNLQAPWLGFTAFITFAVMLTLLVFIFEGVRDAFDPRKTFR; the protein is encoded by the coding sequence ATGGCCCTGTCTTCCCTGAACCAGCGCCGCTGGCGCAACTTTCGCAAGAACGGCCGCGCTTTCTGGTCACTGCTGATTTTCGGCGTGCTGTTCACCATCAGCCTCTTTGCCGAGGTGATAGCCAACGACAAACCGCTTGTCCTCAGCTATCGCGGCGATCTGATTTTTCCGATGACGCGGTTCTATTCGGAGCGCGACTTCGGGGGCGATCTGCCCACCGTCGCGCGCTACAAAGATATCGAGCTGCAGTGCCTGATCGAAACCGGCGGGCTGGAAAGCTGCTTTGACGACCCCGAGGGTATGATCGCGGCCGCTAAAGCCGGCACAATCACCGACCCCGATTTTGTCAAAGGTTGGATGGTCTGGCCGCTGATCCCGTACCGCTACTCCACTATCGTCGATATTCCGGGCGCAGCCCCGTCGGCACCCGACAGCCACAACTGGCTGGGCACCGATGACACCAAGCGCGACGTGCTGGCGCGCGTAATCTATGGTGTGCGGCTGTCGATCTTCTACGCCATCGTCGTGACGGCGGTAACGTCGGTCATCGGTATCGCGGTTGGGGCGGCATCGGGGTATTTTGGCGGCTGGGTCGACCTTATCTCGCAGCGGATCATCGAGATTTGGTCTGCGACGCCGACCCTTTATGTCATCATCATCGTGTTTTCGGTGCTGGGGCGAAGTCTGACGTTGCTGATATTACTGGCCATTTTGTTCGGCTGGATGGGGCTTGTCGGGGTGGTGCGCGCCGAATTCTTGCGGGCGCGTAACTTTGAATACGTCCGCGCGGCCCGCGCGCTGGGCGTGTCCGACGGGGCGATCATGTGGCGGCACATGCTGCCCAACGCCATGGTTGCCACTGTCACCATGCTGCCGTTCATCGTCACCGGCCAGATCGGCGCGTTGGCGGCGCTGGATTTCATCGGCTTCGGCCTACCGTCGTCGGCCCCCAGCTTGGGTGAGTTGGCGCAGCAGGCAAAAGACAACCTGCAGGCGCCGTGGCTGGGCTTCACCGCTTTCATCACCTTCGCCGTGATGTTGACGCTGCTTGTGTTCATTTTTGAAGGGGTCCGCGACGCCTTTGACCCGCGAAAGACGTTCAGATGA
- the clpS gene encoding ATP-dependent Clp protease adapter ClpS, giving the protein MSGTIRMTASGDHNGDDNGDEIDRGVALKTRPKTKRPPLYKVMLLNDDYTPMEFVVLVLQRFFSLDESRSVEIMLTVHTKGVAVVAVFPYEVAETKVAQVMEFARRNQHPLQCTMEQE; this is encoded by the coding sequence ATGAGTGGCACGATACGGATGACGGCATCCGGCGATCATAACGGTGACGATAACGGCGACGAGATCGATCGCGGCGTTGCGTTAAAGACGCGCCCAAAGACCAAGCGGCCCCCCTTGTACAAGGTGATGCTGCTGAACGACGACTATACCCCGATGGAATTCGTGGTGCTGGTGCTGCAGCGGTTTTTCAGCTTGGACGAGTCGCGTTCGGTGGAAATCATGCTGACGGTGCACACGAAAGGCGTCGCGGTTGTCGCCGTCTTCCCCTATGAGGTGGCCGAGACGAAGGTCGCGCAGGTGATGGAATTCGCCCGCCGCAACCAGCACCCGCTGCAATGCACGATGGAACAAGAGTAG
- a CDS encoding microcin C ABC transporter permease YejB: protein MGAYILRRILLVIPTLFGIMLLNFALTQFVPGGPIEQIIADMEGRGNVSESLTGGGGDAAFQAEVTSGVTGSTYTGARGLPPEFIERLEKEFGFDKPPVERFFLMMWNYARFDFGKSWFHPDKTVVQLVIERLPVSISLGLWSTLLAYFISIPLGIRKAVKDGSRFDNWTSGAIIIGYAIPGFLFAVLLVVLFAGGSYWRIFPLSGIVSEGWQNMSPLAKIGDYFWHMALPVIASTISGFATLTLLTKNSFLDEIRKQYVMTARAKGLSERRVLYGHVFRNAMLIVISGFPALFISVFFGGSLIIETIFSLDGLGRLGYEAALSRNYPVVFGTLFAFGLMGLVMGIITDLTYVLIDPRIDFESRN, encoded by the coding sequence ATGGGCGCTTATATTCTACGACGGATCTTGCTGGTGATCCCGACCCTGTTCGGGATCATGCTGCTGAACTTTGCCCTGACCCAATTCGTGCCGGGCGGCCCGATCGAACAGATCATCGCCGATATGGAGGGGCGAGGGAATGTGTCTGAAAGCTTGACGGGCGGGGGCGGCGATGCCGCTTTCCAGGCCGAGGTGACATCTGGCGTGACGGGGTCAACCTATACCGGCGCGCGCGGCTTGCCCCCCGAATTCATCGAGCGGCTGGAAAAGGAATTCGGCTTCGACAAGCCGCCGGTCGAGCGGTTCTTCCTGATGATGTGGAACTATGCGCGGTTCGATTTCGGCAAAAGCTGGTTTCACCCCGACAAAACCGTGGTGCAGCTTGTGATCGAACGCCTGCCGGTGTCGATTTCGCTGGGGCTGTGGTCGACCCTGTTGGCCTATTTTATCTCGATCCCGTTGGGGATTCGCAAAGCGGTGAAGGACGGGTCGCGGTTCGATAACTGGACGTCAGGGGCGATCATCATCGGCTATGCGATACCCGGGTTTTTGTTTGCGGTGCTGCTGGTGGTGCTGTTTGCAGGCGGGTCGTACTGGCGGATCTTCCCCCTCAGCGGCATTGTTAGCGAGGGCTGGCAGAACATGTCGCCGCTGGCCAAGATCGGCGATTACTTCTGGCATATGGCGCTGCCGGTGATCGCGTCGACCATATCGGGGTTTGCCACGCTGACGCTGCTGACGAAGAACAGCTTTCTGGACGAAATCCGCAAGCAATACGTGATGACCGCCCGCGCCAAGGGCCTGTCCGAGCGGCGGGTGCTGTATGGGCACGTGTTTCGCAATGCGATGCTGATCGTCATTTCCGGCTTTCCTGCGCTGTTCATCAGCGTGTTCTTTGGTGGATCGCTGATTATCGAGACGATCTTCTCGCTCGACGGGCTGGGCCGGCTGGGCTACGAGGCCGCATTGTCGCGCAACTATCCCGTTGTTTTCGGAACACTTTTCGCGTTCGGTCTGATGGGGTTGGTGATGGGCATCATCACCGACCTGACCTATGTGCTGATCGACCCGCGCATTGATTTTGAAAGCCGAAACTGA
- a CDS encoding HAD family hydrolase: MAHQNWTFGFDADDTLWQNEVFFRTTEAQFIELLADFADRDHLMNQLMEAESRNLARYGFGIKGFVLSMIESAIQVTDGRVDAATIARILDWGKEMLTHPVELLPGARAAVEAMAARGDVVLITKGDLLDQERKLALSGLGELFAAVEIVSDKRPDTYARIFGQRGARQSLMVGNSLKSDVIPAIEAGHWGVHVPHATTWYMEHAEPPIGHPRFRAIAQIDALSDLVDSL, translated from the coding sequence ATGGCGCATCAAAACTGGACTTTCGGCTTCGATGCCGACGACACCCTGTGGCAGAACGAAGTCTTCTTTCGCACGACCGAGGCCCAGTTCATCGAATTACTTGCCGACTTCGCCGACCGCGACCACCTGATGAACCAGCTGATGGAAGCCGAATCGCGCAACCTTGCCCGCTACGGCTTCGGCATTAAAGGCTTCGTTCTATCGATGATCGAAAGCGCCATTCAGGTGACCGACGGCCGCGTCGATGCGGCGACCATCGCCCGCATTCTGGACTGGGGCAAAGAGATGCTGACACACCCGGTCGAGCTGCTGCCTGGTGCCCGCGCCGCCGTCGAGGCGATGGCCGCGCGCGGCGATGTGGTTCTGATCACCAAGGGCGACCTGCTGGATCAGGAACGCAAGCTTGCGCTGTCGGGGCTGGGCGAGTTGTTCGCCGCTGTCGAGATCGTCAGCGACAAGCGCCCCGACACCTATGCCCGCATTTTCGGCCAGCGCGGGGCGCGCCAATCGTTAATGGTCGGCAATTCGCTGAAGTCGGATGTGATCCCCGCGATCGAGGCTGGCCATTGGGGTGTGCACGTGCCGCACGCGACCACATGGTATATGGAACACGCCGAACCACCCATCGGTCACCCCCGCTTTCGCGCCATTGCCCAAATCGACGCGCTATCCGATCTGGTTGATTCGCTCTGA
- a CDS encoding serine hydrolase, with protein sequence MTKLAYKAISWLTACVILCATLATQAVAAPYAALVMDARTGQVLHSENADTRLHPASLTKMMTLYIAFQAISRGEVSLETPITVTQAAASQPPSRLGLRNGQRIQLQYLIRAAAIKSANDAATAIGIGISGSEQAFAARMNATARAMGMNNSHFISMNGLTTEGHYSTARDMSILGRHLIYDFPQYYNLFSRRSADAGIATVRTTNSRLLDNYSGADGIKTGYTQAAGYNLTASAERGNVRIIATVFGATSNADRHARITRLLDQGFANAPRNARVRTPDAPPAFQSAPPAAAPASPPARPQAAPDDNFDMNALIAAVSASAGSNAPAPTVPQAASALRPMARPGQAPSPVAEAVAVAVAEAPAEPVPLPFQMIDNADLSAITSEEPEEAGGTTDAIEAAIMMASATPVTRPMMRPATATTVVASAEPAPVPTAIPVAEAAPEREPAPQPEAAPVVTAAVSPEEAPIALEAAFGSTPAQPETLAMLDDGPQTSGETRPTTVIMTTAEITPAASTGAQPQVVSRMSTSGGRLYGVSIGRFNSSYAAERELMRVAMMEAGLLSSSQRTVSQSPRGFDANFTGMTREEAELACGRLQARSMACTLLDTN encoded by the coding sequence ATGACAAAACTGGCATACAAAGCCATTTCTTGGCTGACGGCATGTGTAATCCTGTGCGCAACGCTGGCGACGCAAGCCGTCGCTGCGCCCTACGCCGCGCTGGTGATGGATGCTCGCACCGGTCAGGTGCTGCATTCGGAAAATGCCGACACGCGCCTACACCCTGCCTCGCTGACGAAAATGATGACGCTGTATATCGCCTTTCAAGCGATCAGCCGCGGCGAAGTCTCGTTGGAAACGCCGATCACGGTGACCCAAGCCGCAGCCAGCCAGCCGCCGTCGCGCTTGGGTCTGCGTAATGGCCAGCGCATTCAGCTGCAATATCTGATCCGCGCCGCAGCCATCAAATCGGCAAACGATGCGGCAACCGCCATCGGCATCGGCATTTCGGGGTCCGAGCAAGCCTTTGCCGCGCGCATGAATGCCACCGCCCGCGCGATGGGCATGAACAACAGCCACTTCATCAGCATGAACGGCCTGACGACCGAGGGGCACTATTCGACCGCACGCGATATGTCGATCCTCGGGCGGCACCTAATTTACGATTTTCCGCAGTATTACAACCTCTTCTCGCGCCGCTCGGCCGATGCGGGCATTGCGACCGTGCGCACCACCAACTCGCGCCTGCTGGACAATTACAGCGGGGCCGACGGCATCAAAACAGGGTATACGCAGGCTGCAGGCTATAACCTGACGGCATCGGCTGAACGCGGCAATGTGCGCATCATCGCCACCGTTTTTGGCGCGACCTCGAACGCTGACCGACATGCCCGCATCACCCGCCTGCTGGACCAAGGCTTTGCCAACGCACCGCGCAATGCACGTGTCCGCACGCCCGATGCACCGCCCGCCTTCCAGTCGGCACCGCCCGCTGCGGCCCCCGCCTCACCCCCCGCGCGCCCACAGGCCGCGCCTGACGACAACTTTGACATGAATGCGCTGATCGCGGCTGTGTCGGCCAGCGCGGGCAGCAATGCACCCGCCCCAACGGTGCCGCAAGCCGCCAGCGCGCTGCGCCCGATGGCGCGGCCAGGCCAGGCCCCCTCGCCCGTGGCCGAGGCTGTCGCTGTGGCGGTGGCCGAAGCCCCCGCCGAGCCCGTGCCCCTGCCCTTCCAGATGATCGACAACGCCGACCTCAGCGCGATTACCAGCGAAGAGCCTGAAGAAGCCGGCGGCACCACCGACGCAATCGAGGCCGCGATCATGATGGCGAGCGCAACCCCTGTGACGCGCCCGATGATGCGCCCCGCGACCGCAACGACCGTGGTGGCCAGCGCGGAACCCGCGCCTGTCCCAACTGCCATTCCGGTGGCGGAAGCCGCCCCCGAACGCGAGCCCGCGCCTCAGCCCGAAGCTGCACCCGTCGTGACCGCCGCCGTCTCGCCCGAGGAAGCGCCAATCGCGCTGGAAGCCGCCTTCGGGTCGACCCCTGCGCAACCCGAAACGCTGGCAATGCTGGATGATGGCCCGCAAACCAGCGGCGAGACGCGCCCAACAACCGTGATCATGACAACCGCCGAAATCACCCCCGCAGCCAGCACAGGCGCGCAGCCGCAAGTCGTCTCGCGCATGTCGACGTCTGGCGGGCGTCTTTACGGGGTCAGCATCGGGCGGTTCAATTCGTCCTACGCGGCCGAGCGCGAGTTGATGCGCGTCGCTATGATGGAGGCTGGCCTTCTGTCATCCAGCCAGCGCACAGTCAGCCAGTCGCCGCGCGGGTTTGACGCCAACTTCACCGGCATGACACGCGAAGAAGCCGAGCTGGCCTGTGGCCGCCTGCAAGCGCGCAGCATGGCCTGCACCCTACTGGACACCAACTAA
- a CDS encoding extracellular solute-binding protein, with protein MRQRPRSAAKAIAQRRTDWRSIAWAGALGVFGAVILAGAVKAQDAPTITTHGFTTFGDLSELKYPADFQHLDYVNPDAPKGGTISIWAQGTFDNFNPYSREGRAGALANIGYESLLETTADTVSDAYCLLCATIEYPENQDWVIFHMRPEARFSDGTPLTAHDVVFSHNLLLEQGLPSYASAVGEVILTVEALDDYTVKFTFAPDAPRKGLILQAGAVPVFSQAWYESSGARLDKIQVETSPGSGPYVRDDFSYSSYITYRRNPDYWGADLPINQGRANFDTIRVVYYADSNVAFEAFKAGEYTFRQENSSIVWATGYDFPALNNGYVLKDEMANGSLPPAVGMVMNLRRPQFQDIRVRQAIALMYNFTWTNDTLQYGLFQQRDSFWQGTALEAKGTPEGQELEDLQGVADLIDPAILTDEVTMPHTSGANQLDRGNLRRALALMAEAGWESGPDGKLMKDGQPLRIEFLGYSPMFDRIITPFIENLNTLGIEANYNRIDPAQYTVRTRAMDYDMVYDGYDNGMEEGTGLSQRYGTYAVDDVFNPAGYASPAVDKLIEDAVDAENFDEMAAAVRAIDRIMRHEMFVIPTWYNPNFWVSYFDMFEHPDNMPPYALGQLDFWWYNADKADGLRAAGVIR; from the coding sequence ATGCGCCAGCGCCCCCGTTCCGCCGCCAAAGCCATCGCACAGCGGCGCACCGACTGGCGCAGCATCGCATGGGCGGGCGCGCTGGGGGTTTTCGGGGCGGTGATTTTGGCGGGCGCGGTGAAGGCGCAAGACGCGCCGACGATTACCACGCATGGCTTCACCACCTTTGGTGACCTGTCCGAGCTGAAATATCCGGCCGATTTCCAGCATCTGGATTACGTGAACCCCGATGCGCCCAAGGGCGGCACCATCTCGATTTGGGCGCAGGGCACGTTCGACAACTTCAATCCCTATTCGCGCGAGGGGCGGGCAGGCGCGCTGGCCAACATCGGCTATGAAAGCCTGCTGGAAACCACCGCCGACACCGTAAGCGACGCCTATTGCCTGCTGTGCGCGACCATTGAATACCCCGAAAACCAAGATTGGGTGATCTTCCACATGCGGCCCGAGGCGCGCTTTTCCGACGGCACGCCGCTGACGGCGCATGATGTCGTCTTCAGCCACAACCTGCTGCTGGAACAGGGCCTGCCATCCTACGCCAGCGCGGTGGGCGAGGTGATCCTCACCGTCGAGGCGCTGGACGATTACACCGTGAAATTCACCTTCGCCCCCGATGCGCCTCGCAAAGGGCTGATCTTGCAAGCGGGCGCGGTGCCTGTCTTTTCGCAGGCGTGGTATGAAAGCAGCGGCGCGCGGCTGGACAAGATTCAGGTCGAGACCTCGCCAGGCTCGGGGCCGTATGTGCGCGACGATTTTAGCTACAGCAGCTATATCACCTACCGCCGCAACCCCGATTACTGGGGCGCCGACCTGCCTATCAACCAAGGGCGCGCGAATTTCGACACGATCCGCGTGGTGTATTACGCCGACAGCAACGTCGCGTTCGAGGCGTTCAAGGCGGGCGAATATACCTTCCGGCAGGAAAACAGCTCGATCGTGTGGGCCACGGGCTATGACTTTCCGGCGCTGAACAACGGCTATGTCCTCAAGGACGAGATGGCCAACGGCAGCCTGCCGCCCGCTGTCGGGATGGTGATGAACCTGCGCCGCCCGCAGTTTCAGGACATCCGCGTCCGGCAGGCGATTGCGCTGATGTATAACTTCACCTGGACGAACGACACGCTGCAATACGGCCTGTTCCAGCAGCGCGACAGCTTTTGGCAGGGCACCGCGCTAGAGGCGAAAGGCACCCCCGAGGGGCAGGAGCTGGAAGACCTGCAAGGCGTGGCCGACCTGATCGACCCCGCGATCCTGACGGACGAAGTCACCATGCCGCACACATCGGGCGCGAACCAGCTGGATCGCGGTAACCTGCGCCGCGCCTTGGCCTTGATGGCTGAAGCCGGTTGGGAAAGCGGCCCCGATGGCAAGCTGATGAAAGACGGCCAGCCCCTACGGATCGAGTTTCTGGGCTATTCGCCGATGTTTGATCGCATCATCACGCCCTTTATCGAGAACCTGAATACGCTTGGGATCGAGGCGAATTACAACCGCATCGACCCTGCGCAATATACCGTCCGCACCCGCGCGATGGATTACGACATGGTCTATGACGGCTATGACAACGGGATGGAGGAAGGCACCGGCCTGTCGCAGCGCTATGGCACCTATGCCGTGGACGATGTGTTCAACCCGGCGGGCTATGCCTCGCCCGCCGTGGACAAGCTGATCGAAGACGCGGTGGACGCCGAGAATTTCGACGAAATGGCCGCCGCCGTCCGCGCGATCGACCGTATCATGCGCCACGAGATGTTCGTTATTCCCACGTGGTATAACCCTAATTTCTGGGTGTCTTATTTCGACATGTTCGAACACCCCGACAATATGCCCCCCTATGCGCTGGGGCAGTTGGATTTCTGGTGGTACAACGCCGACAAGGCCGACGGTTTGCGCGCCGCAGGGGTGATCCGCTAA
- a CDS encoding ABC transporter ATP-binding protein, whose amino-acid sequence MTALLDVQDLHIRFRQDGAEVHAVRGVSFHVDAGETVALVGESGSGKSVTAMSAVRLLADSGEVSGRVQFKGRDMLGLSQSALQEVRGNDISFIFQEPMTSLNPLHTIEKQLAETIELHQRLRGAAVRARVIELLTQVGIRNPEGRLSAYPHQLSGGQRQRVMIAMALANDPALLIADEPTTALDVTIQAQILELLAEVRRARGMSMLFITHDLGIVRRIADRVCVMKDGEIVEQGPTAEIFANPQHPYTRMLLAAQSSGSAPPVDDNARVVAEVQNLRVWFPIQRGLMKRTVGHVKAVNDASFTVRAGETIGIVGESGSGKTTLALALMRLVGSEGRILFEGRDIARFSNSQMRPLRRQMQIVFQDPFGSLSPRMTVAQIISEGLGVHAVDPSVPRDQLVVDIMREVGLNPDMRSRYPHEFSGGQRQRIAIARALVLRPDLLVLDEPTSALDMTVQAQIVDLLRDLQAKHGLAYVFISHDLRVVRALSHKIMVMKDGDVVEAGTTDDVFSRPTSDYTRALMKAAFGA is encoded by the coding sequence ATGACTGCGCTGCTTGACGTTCAAGACCTGCATATCCGCTTCCGCCAAGACGGGGCCGAAGTGCACGCGGTGCGCGGGGTTAGCTTTCACGTGGACGCGGGCGAGACCGTGGCGCTGGTCGGCGAAAGCGGGTCGGGCAAGTCGGTGACGGCAATGTCGGCCGTGCGCCTGCTGGCCGATAGTGGCGAGGTTTCGGGCCGCGTGCAGTTCAAGGGCCGCGACATGCTGGGCCTGTCGCAAAGCGCCCTGCAAGAGGTGCGCGGCAACGACATCAGCTTTATCTTTCAAGAGCCGATGACATCGCTGAACCCGCTGCACACGATTGAAAAGCAGCTGGCCGAAACGATCGAACTGCACCAGCGCTTGCGCGGCGCGGCGGTGCGCGCGCGCGTGATCGAGCTGTTGACACAGGTCGGCATCCGTAACCCTGAAGGCCGCCTGTCGGCCTATCCGCACCAGCTTTCGGGGGGGCAGCGCCAGCGTGTGATGATCGCGATGGCGCTAGCGAACGACCCCGCCTTGCTGATCGCGGACGAGCCGACAACCGCACTGGACGTGACCATTCAGGCGCAGATTCTGGAATTGCTGGCCGAAGTGCGCCGCGCGCGCGGTATGTCGATGCTGTTTATCACGCATGATCTGGGGATTGTGCGCCGCATCGCCGACCGTGTCTGCGTGATGAAAGACGGCGAAATCGTCGAGCAGGGCCCTACCGCCGAGATTTTTGCCAACCCTCAACACCCCTACACGCGCATGCTGCTGGCCGCGCAATCCAGCGGCAGCGCGCCGCCCGTTGACGACAACGCGCGCGTGGTGGCCGAGGTACAAAACCTGCGCGTATGGTTCCCCATTCAGCGCGGCCTGATGAAGCGGACGGTTGGCCATGTGAAGGCCGTCAACGATGCCAGCTTTACCGTCCGCGCGGGCGAGACGATCGGCATTGTGGGCGAGTCAGGTTCGGGTAAAACCACGTTGGCACTGGCGCTGATGAGGCTGGTGGGGTCGGAAGGGCGCATCTTGTTTGAGGGGCGCGATATTGCCCGCTTTAGCAACAGCCAAATGCGCCCGCTGCGGCGGCAGATGCAGATTGTCTTTCAGGATCCCTTCGGGTCGCTGTCGCCGCGCATGACCGTCGCGCAGATCATATCCGAGGGGTTGGGCGTCCACGCCGTCGACCCCAGCGTGCCGCGCGACCAACTGGTTGTCGACATCATGCGCGAGGTGGGCCTGAACCCCGATATGCGCAGCCGCTATCCGCATGAATTCTCGGGCGGGCAGCGCCAACGCATCGCTATTGCCCGCGCGCTGGTTTTGCGCCCCGACCTGTTGGTGCTGGACGAGCCGACATCTGCGTTGGATATGACGGTGCAGGCCCAGATCGTCGATTTGCTGCGCGATTTGCAGGCTAAGCATGGGCTGGCCTATGTCTTTATCAGCCACGACCTGCGCGTTGTCCGCGCGCTGTCGCACAAGATTATGGTGATGAAAGACGGCGATGTAGTTGAAGCGGGCACGACAGATGACGTCTTCTCGCGCCCGACCAGCGACTATACACGTGCGCTGATGAAGGCTGCGTTCGGCGCGTAA